A window from Pseudomonas moraviensis encodes these proteins:
- a CDS encoding DUF3618 domain-containing protein, whose amino-acid sequence MKSELDIEAEKSPEQIEREIDAQRASIGNIVDQLESKFTPGQMIDQAWGMMQSNGSTFFTNLGTSVRNNPVPAVLTSVGLLWLMISQNRPPVPQPTYRSGPDQDKAGEWADGLADGVDSARAHLHSTTDSLKDGYQTLKGKASHLGENVGAAKENLSHAMHDASDRLSRNSQVLGQQFSHLLKEQPLMVAAAGVALGALLGAALPTTSTEQRYMGRTSAGMVDKAKQKAQEGYEAVRDTVTRTTEQTEGETRPDPARPSSSDLSQGLGTS is encoded by the coding sequence ATGAAAAGCGAACTGGATATCGAAGCGGAAAAAAGCCCGGAACAGATCGAGCGCGAAATCGATGCGCAACGCGCGAGCATCGGCAATATCGTCGATCAACTGGAGAGCAAATTCACCCCCGGGCAGATGATTGATCAGGCCTGGGGGATGATGCAGAGCAATGGCTCGACGTTCTTCACCAACCTCGGCACCAGCGTGCGCAATAACCCGGTGCCGGCGGTGCTGACATCGGTGGGCCTGCTCTGGCTGATGATCAGCCAGAATCGCCCGCCCGTGCCGCAACCGACCTATCGCAGCGGACCGGATCAGGACAAGGCCGGCGAGTGGGCCGATGGTTTGGCCGACGGCGTCGACAGTGCGCGCGCGCATCTGCACTCGACCACCGACTCGCTGAAGGACGGGTACCAGACGCTGAAAGGCAAGGCCAGCCACCTCGGTGAAAATGTCGGTGCAGCCAAGGAAAATCTGAGCCATGCGATGCATGACGCCAGTGACCGCTTGTCGCGCAATTCGCAAGTGCTCGGCCAACAGTTCAGTCACCTGCTCAAAGAGCAACCGCTGATGGTGGCTGCCGCTGGAGTCGCGCTCGGTGCGTTGCTCGGCGCGGCGTTACCGACCACCTCCACTGAGCAGCGCTACATGGGCCGCACCAGCGCCGGCATGGTCGACAAGGCCAAGCAGAAAGCGCAGGAAGGTTATGAAGCGGTGCGCGACACGGTGACCCGGACCACCGAGCAGACCGAGGGTGAAACCAGACCGGATCCGGCGCGGCCGTCGTCCTCGGATCTGTCGCAGGGGCTGGGTACATCCTGA
- a CDS encoding phage holin family protein, producing the protein MNRDESDLSGARPLGQTDDASVVGLLRQLSREVPALFTKELALAKAELHNSLSTLKAGIGAVAGGAIVFLAGFIILLMSAVYGLSLFMAPWLAALIVGVVVMIIGFAMLQSGKKQFEPSHFKPDRTLDALNKDQEALRRKVS; encoded by the coding sequence ATGAACAGAGATGAATCTGATCTGAGCGGGGCAAGGCCCCTCGGCCAAACGGATGATGCTTCGGTGGTGGGCTTGTTGCGGCAGCTGTCCCGCGAAGTACCGGCGTTGTTCACCAAGGAACTGGCGCTGGCCAAAGCCGAATTGCACAACAGCCTCAGCACGCTGAAGGCTGGCATCGGCGCGGTGGCCGGCGGTGCGATTGTGTTCCTCGCCGGCTTCATCATTCTGCTGATGTCGGCGGTCTATGGCTTGAGCCTGTTCATGGCGCCGTGGCTGGCCGCGTTGATCGTTGGCGTGGTGGTAATGATCATCGGCTTCGCCATGCTGCAATCCGGGAAAAAGCAATTCGAGCCGTCTCACTTCAAACCTGATCGCACCCTCGACGCCTTGAACAAGGATCAGGAAGCGCTGCGGAGGAAAGTCTCATGA
- a CDS encoding ABC transporter ATP-binding protein: protein MLRLFEQRLDPFPPDEAPPPPVGLMRFLWACTRGARGYILAFALLSASVSIYEAWLFSFLGQVVDLLSTWQSGGAAGAEESRVLWGIGIVLVVSIGLVALRTMVQHQILAINLPLRLRWDFHRLMLRQSLSFFSDEFSGRVTTKVMQTALSVREVLFTLIEILPGIGVYFIAIIALAGGFALKLMLPFLAWIVLFGLAMVYFVPRLGKVGQEQADARSSMTGRIADAYTNITTVKLFSHSKREAHFARAAMEDFKLTGFRQMRLVSQFEIVNQALVVALILGAGGYALWLWHQGEVGTGAVAAITAMALRINGMSHWIMWQMTSLFENIGTVQDGMATLTSGPKVQDAPDAKVLEPAGGEVVFDNVSFNYNGERQVLDDLTLHIRPGEKIGLVGRSGAGKSTLINLLLRFYDVDRGEIRIDGQNIAKVTQDSLRSVIGMVTQDTSLLHRSIRDNIAYGRPDATDADIHRAAVNAQADGFISQLSDKQGHSGYDTLVGERGIKLSGGQRQRIAIARVMLKNAPILLLDEATSALDSEVEVAIQESLDEMMQGKTVIAIAHRLSTIAAMDRLIVMDEGRIIEQGTHAQLLEKNGTYARLWQHQSGGFLDEDRGLVEVMEE, encoded by the coding sequence ATGCTTCGCCTGTTCGAACAAAGGCTCGACCCTTTCCCACCCGATGAGGCGCCGCCACCGCCAGTCGGCCTCATGCGATTCCTGTGGGCCTGCACCCGAGGCGCACGCGGTTACATCCTTGCCTTTGCGTTGCTCAGCGCCAGCGTGTCGATCTACGAGGCGTGGCTGTTTTCCTTCCTCGGGCAAGTGGTGGATCTGCTTTCGACCTGGCAATCCGGGGGCGCCGCCGGTGCCGAGGAAAGCCGCGTATTGTGGGGCATCGGCATTGTGCTGGTGGTCAGCATTGGCCTGGTGGCGCTGCGCACCATGGTCCAGCACCAGATCCTCGCGATCAATCTGCCGCTGCGCCTGCGCTGGGACTTCCATCGGCTGATGCTGCGGCAAAGCCTGTCGTTCTTCTCCGATGAATTCTCCGGCCGGGTCACCACCAAAGTCATGCAAACCGCGTTGTCGGTGCGTGAAGTGCTGTTCACCCTGATCGAAATCCTTCCCGGCATCGGCGTCTACTTCATCGCCATCATTGCGCTGGCCGGTGGCTTTGCGCTGAAGCTGATGCTGCCGTTTCTGGCGTGGATCGTTCTGTTCGGGCTGGCGATGGTGTATTTCGTCCCGCGTCTGGGCAAGGTCGGCCAGGAGCAGGCCGATGCACGCTCCTCGATGACCGGACGGATTGCCGACGCCTACACCAACATCACCACGGTCAAACTGTTCTCGCACTCCAAGCGTGAGGCGCATTTTGCTCGCGCGGCGATGGAAGATTTCAAGCTCACCGGCTTCCGCCAGATGCGTCTGGTCAGCCAGTTCGAAATCGTCAACCAGGCGCTGGTGGTCGCGCTGATTCTCGGTGCCGGTGGTTATGCGTTGTGGCTGTGGCATCAGGGCGAGGTCGGCACCGGTGCTGTTGCGGCGATCACTGCGATGGCGTTGCGCATCAATGGCATGTCGCACTGGATCATGTGGCAGATGACCTCCCTGTTCGAAAACATCGGCACCGTGCAGGACGGCATGGCCACCCTGACCAGCGGCCCGAAAGTCCAGGACGCGCCGGACGCCAAAGTGCTGGAGCCTGCCGGCGGCGAAGTGGTTTTCGACAATGTCAGCTTCAATTACAACGGCGAGCGCCAGGTGCTCGACGACCTGACGCTGCACATTCGCCCCGGCGAAAAAATCGGTCTGGTTGGCCGCTCCGGTGCGGGCAAGTCGACGCTGATCAACCTGCTGCTGCGTTTCTATGACGTCGATCGCGGCGAGATTCGCATCGATGGGCAGAACATCGCCAAGGTCACGCAGGACAGCCTGCGCAGTGTGATCGGCATGGTCACTCAGGATACGTCGCTGCTGCACCGCTCGATTCGCGACAACATCGCCTACGGTCGACCGGACGCCACCGACGCGGACATCCACCGCGCCGCGGTGAACGCCCAGGCCGATGGTTTCATCAGCCAGTTGAGCGACAAGCAGGGCCACAGCGGCTACGACACGCTGGTTGGCGAACGCGGCATCAAACTCTCCGGCGGCCAGCGCCAACGCATCGCCATCGCCCGGGTGATGCTGAAGAACGCGCCGATCCTGCTGCTCGACGAAGCCACCAGCGCGCTGGATTCCGAAGTCGAAGTGGCGATCCAGGAAAGCCTCGACGAAATGATGCAGGGCAAAACCGTGATCGCCATCGCCCACCGCTTGTCGACCATCGCGGCAATGGACCGCCTGATCGTCATGGACGAAGGCCGCATCATCGAACAAGGCACCCACGCGCAATTGCTTGAGAAGAACGGCACCTACGCGCGGCTGTGGCAGCACCAGAGCGGCGGGTTCCTCGATGAGGATCGCGGTTTGGTTGAGGTGATGGAGGAGTAA
- a CDS encoding sensor histidine kinase — translation MRLPDFILENLEPILQAWEDFARTIETPGAELDNVALRDHAEQMLRAIVIDLRTRQTVSEQLAKAHGQAPRDDEETAAETHAVTRLMAGFTIDQMVSEYRALRTSVLSQWLRQVKDGKSVNVDDMTRFHEAIDQALAESIASYSRAVEASRNVFLGILGHDLRTPLGAILLGADMLRRTENVDPRTGKLARQIYASVQRATQIVGDLLDLTRCQIGPGIPVKKVQIDLNPLCERVVEEIRAFHPQANVLFDAKEPVMGAFDGARMEQVFSNIISNAVTHGDNQFPVSVELQAREDCAVFTVHNGGEPIPEDVLPFIFNPMGRFSQRSVVDHGPVAGLGLGLFIASEIVASHAGSIEVSSDLPGGTVFCVKLPVDADSLFTL, via the coding sequence ATGCGCCTGCCAGATTTCATTCTCGAAAACCTAGAGCCGATCCTGCAGGCCTGGGAAGATTTCGCCCGCACCATCGAGACACCCGGTGCGGAGCTCGATAACGTTGCGCTGCGTGATCACGCCGAGCAGATGTTGCGGGCCATCGTTATCGATCTGCGCACCCGGCAGACGGTTAGCGAGCAACTGGCCAAGGCTCATGGCCAAGCGCCGCGCGATGATGAAGAAACGGCTGCTGAAACCCACGCCGTGACGCGGCTGATGGCCGGTTTCACCATCGACCAGATGGTTTCGGAATACCGCGCGCTGCGCACCAGTGTACTGAGCCAGTGGCTGCGTCAGGTCAAGGATGGAAAATCGGTGAATGTCGACGACATGACGCGTTTCCACGAAGCGATCGATCAGGCACTGGCTGAGTCGATTGCCAGCTATTCACGCGCCGTCGAGGCTTCGCGCAACGTGTTTCTGGGGATTCTCGGTCATGACTTGCGCACGCCCTTGGGGGCGATTCTGCTCGGCGCGGATATGTTGCGGCGTACCGAAAACGTCGACCCCCGTACCGGCAAACTGGCCAGGCAGATTTATGCCAGCGTGCAACGGGCCACTCAGATCGTTGGCGACCTGCTGGATCTGACGCGCTGCCAGATCGGACCGGGGATTCCGGTGAAAAAAGTCCAGATCGATCTCAATCCGTTGTGCGAGCGGGTTGTCGAGGAAATCCGCGCCTTTCATCCGCAGGCCAACGTTCTATTCGATGCGAAGGAACCGGTGATGGGAGCGTTCGATGGCGCCAGGATGGAGCAGGTCTTTTCCAACATCATCAGCAATGCGGTGACCCACGGCGACAATCAGTTTCCGGTCTCGGTCGAGTTGCAGGCCCGCGAGGACTGCGCGGTGTTCACGGTGCACAACGGCGGCGAGCCGATTCCTGAAGATGTGTTGCCGTTCATTTTCAATCCAATGGGACGGTTCTCGCAGCGCTCCGTAGTTGATCACGGACCTGTCGCTGGGCTTGGACTCGGCCTGTTTATCGCCTCGGAAATCGTCGCCTCGCATGCCGGCTCCATTGAGGTGAGCTCTGATCTGCCAGGCGGAACCGTATTTTGCGTCAAGCTTCCGGTGGATGCCGACAGCCTCTTCACCCTGTAG
- a CDS encoding antibiotic biosynthesis monooxygenase family protein yields MVYEIAVLPVHPQQTEAFRRAFAEVEPLLTRAKGYGGHLLAQGIETPEQFNLIVRWRSLEDHSPGFEESEDHQRFMLGLEDYFSAEPKVYHIEGGAFPDGDLSVPGSSASTGSQVF; encoded by the coding sequence ATGGTTTACGAAATCGCAGTCCTGCCCGTTCACCCGCAACAGACTGAAGCCTTCCGACGCGCATTTGCCGAAGTCGAACCGTTGCTCACCCGTGCCAAGGGATACGGCGGGCACTTGCTGGCGCAAGGTATCGAAACGCCCGAGCAATTCAATTTGATCGTGCGCTGGCGCTCGCTTGAGGATCACTCTCCGGGGTTTGAGGAGAGTGAAGACCACCAGCGGTTCATGCTGGGGCTGGAGGATTATTTTTCCGCAGAACCGAAGGTCTACCACATTGAGGGTGGTGCTTTTCCGGATGGCGACTTGAGCGTTCCGGGCAGCAGCGCAAGCACAGGTAGTCAAGTGTTCTGA
- a CDS encoding zinc-dependent alcohol dehydrogenase family protein: MKAMILKSFGGPDSFELSDVAKPVPQAGQVLVRVHATSINPLDYQVRRGDYPDLVPLPAITGHDVSGVVEAVGPGVSAFAPGDEVWYTPQIFEGQGSYAEYHVAAESIIARKPSSLSHLEAASLSLVGGTVWEALTVRAVLRVGESILIHGGAGGVGHVAIQVAKAMGARVFTTVREANADFVRSLGADVVIDYTQEDYVEAIMRETAGHGVDVVFDTIGGDTLSRSADALAQLGRVVSIVDIAQPQNLVQAWGKNASYHFVFTRQNRGKLDELTALVERGQLRPHVGAVYSLADIPLAHARLESANNGLIGKIAIAVEPSLIV, from the coding sequence ATGAAAGCGATGATTCTGAAATCTTTCGGCGGTCCTGATTCGTTCGAACTGAGCGATGTTGCCAAACCTGTTCCGCAAGCGGGCCAAGTGCTGGTCCGGGTGCACGCCACTTCCATCAATCCCCTGGATTACCAGGTTCGGCGCGGTGACTATCCCGATCTAGTGCCGCTGCCAGCCATTACCGGTCACGACGTATCGGGCGTGGTTGAAGCTGTCGGGCCGGGCGTCAGCGCCTTCGCGCCGGGCGACGAAGTCTGGTACACCCCGCAGATATTCGAGGGGCAGGGCAGTTATGCCGAGTATCACGTGGCGGCCGAAAGCATCATCGCCCGAAAGCCTTCCTCGCTGAGTCACCTCGAGGCGGCGAGTCTGAGTCTGGTCGGCGGTACGGTGTGGGAAGCGCTGACCGTGCGCGCTGTGCTGCGAGTAGGCGAAAGCATTCTGATCCACGGCGGCGCCGGCGGGGTCGGCCATGTGGCGATTCAGGTAGCCAAAGCCATGGGCGCCAGAGTGTTCACCACCGTGCGCGAGGCCAACGCCGACTTCGTCCGCAGCCTGGGCGCCGACGTGGTGATCGATTACACCCAAGAGGATTACGTTGAAGCGATCATGCGCGAAACCGCCGGGCATGGCGTTGATGTGGTGTTCGACACCATCGGTGGCGATACCCTGTCTCGCAGTGCCGACGCGCTCGCCCAGCTTGGCCGCGTTGTCTCGATCGTCGACATCGCGCAGCCACAAAACCTCGTCCAGGCCTGGGGCAAGAACGCCAGCTATCACTTCGTCTTTACCCGGCAGAACCGCGGCAAGCTCGATGAACTGACCGCGCTGGTCGAACGCGGCCAGTTGCGGCCGCATGTTGGCGCGGTCTATTCCCTTGCCGACATCCCGCTCGCCCACGCAAGACTGGAGAGTGCCAACAACGGACTCATAGGAAAAATCGCCATCGCCGTTGAGCCTTCGCTCATCGTCTGA
- a CDS encoding ArsR/SmtB family transcription factor produces the protein MELIEIFKALSNPTRLKILEGLKDPVKNFPPQDEGDVLVEGVCVSSIQEGIGLSQSTVSSYLATLQRVGLVEVRRIGQWTYYKRNEAAISALAEIIGKEL, from the coding sequence ATGGAACTGATCGAAATCTTCAAAGCCCTCTCGAACCCGACGCGCCTCAAGATCCTTGAAGGCCTGAAGGATCCCGTCAAGAACTTCCCCCCGCAGGATGAGGGTGACGTTCTCGTCGAGGGTGTCTGCGTCAGCAGCATCCAGGAAGGTATCGGCTTGTCGCAGTCGACGGTGTCGAGTTATTTGGCCACGTTGCAGCGGGTGGGGCTGGTTGAAGTGCGACGCATCGGTCAATGGACCTACTACAAACGCAATGAGGCTGCTATCAGCGCGCTTGCAGAGATCATAGGGAAAGAGCTGTAA
- a CDS encoding NADPH-dependent F420 reductase, translating into MNISIIGTGSIGTAIARLLVNAGLSVSLANGRGPQSLADLVGELGPLAQAVTAQQASQADIVFLAVNWSKIPDAVRDLGPWEGRIVIDANNPIEAPLFKPVDMGGQPSSQLLAQMLPGAHVVKAFNHLLAALLTDPTTEGGKRVLFYSGEDAASKARVAELIDRLGFYGIDLGGVQQGVLAQFPGGPLPALNLVKHG; encoded by the coding sequence ATGAACATCAGCATCATTGGTACAGGCTCCATCGGCACCGCCATCGCTCGGTTGCTCGTCAACGCTGGCCTTTCGGTCAGCCTGGCCAACGGTCGTGGGCCGCAGAGCCTTGCCGATCTGGTCGGCGAATTGGGCCCACTCGCGCAAGCCGTGACTGCTCAGCAGGCGAGTCAGGCGGACATCGTCTTTCTGGCGGTGAACTGGTCGAAAATTCCCGATGCCGTGCGCGATCTCGGGCCTTGGGAGGGGCGTATCGTGATCGACGCCAACAACCCGATTGAGGCGCCATTGTTCAAACCGGTCGATATGGGCGGCCAGCCGTCTTCACAATTGTTGGCGCAGATGCTGCCCGGCGCGCACGTGGTCAAGGCCTTCAATCATTTGCTCGCGGCTCTGCTGACCGATCCCACCACCGAGGGCGGCAAGCGTGTGCTGTTTTATTCCGGTGAGGATGCGGCCAGCAAAGCCAGGGTTGCAGAGCTGATAGACCGATTGGGTTTTTACGGCATCGATCTGGGCGGTGTGCAGCAGGGCGTGCTTGCGCAATTCCCGGGCGGACCGTTGCCGGCATTGAATCTCGTGAAACATGGCTGA
- a CDS encoding LysR family transcriptional regulator, giving the protein METLGNLLSFVRSAEAGSFSAAARRLGLTPAAVSRNVAQLEANLGVRLFQRSTRKLTLTEAGERFLANVGSGLETVQAAIADVAGNAGEPSGVLRLNAAPGFARDFLLPLMPEFLKRYPAVIPEWHLDNRQVDLIADGFDAAIGGGIELAQGVVARAIAPAHLILVASKEYLSGHKRIRRIEELSTLDHLAMRSVQTGKVRSWMLQGPDGQRAPLELAPRLLVNDPQALCQCARLGLGVALLAVPDVLPYLQDGTLERVLPEWYVDAGQIYLYFSSQKLLPAKTRAFVDFLVGQAREDGWATRLGARA; this is encoded by the coding sequence ATGGAGACGTTAGGCAATTTGCTGTCATTCGTGCGCAGCGCCGAGGCGGGCAGCTTCTCTGCCGCCGCGCGACGCCTGGGCCTTACGCCCGCGGCGGTCAGCCGCAATGTCGCGCAACTGGAGGCCAACCTCGGCGTGCGTTTGTTCCAGCGCAGCACACGCAAACTCACCCTCACCGAGGCTGGAGAGCGCTTTCTGGCCAACGTCGGTTCGGGACTGGAAACCGTTCAGGCGGCAATCGCCGATGTCGCGGGCAACGCTGGCGAGCCTTCAGGCGTTCTGCGTCTGAACGCAGCGCCAGGGTTCGCTAGGGATTTTCTGTTGCCGCTGATGCCCGAATTTCTTAAGCGATACCCCGCCGTCATCCCCGAATGGCACCTCGATAATCGCCAGGTCGATCTCATCGCGGATGGATTTGATGCGGCCATCGGCGGCGGCATCGAGCTGGCGCAGGGCGTGGTCGCCAGAGCCATCGCTCCGGCGCATCTGATTCTGGTGGCATCGAAGGAATATCTCTCGGGACACAAGCGCATCCGGCGCATTGAAGAGCTGTCGACGCTGGATCATCTGGCCATGCGCTCGGTACAGACCGGCAAGGTGCGCAGCTGGATGCTGCAAGGGCCCGATGGACAACGAGCACCGCTGGAGTTGGCGCCGCGCCTGTTGGTCAACGATCCGCAAGCGCTGTGTCAGTGCGCGCGGCTGGGATTGGGGGTTGCGCTGTTGGCGGTTCCGGATGTGCTGCCGTATCTGCAGGACGGCACGCTGGAGAGGGTATTGCCGGAGTGGTATGTCGATGCGGGGCAGATCTATTTGTATTTTTCCAGTCAGAAGCTGTTGCCGGCGAAAACCCGGGCTTTTGTGGATTTTCTGGTGGGTCAGGCTCGAGAGGATGGATGGGCGACTCGACTCGGCGCTCGGGCTTAG
- a CDS encoding EamA family transporter, producing MSRPEFAPTVPPPFPRYLAVIILLCMGCAFAGNHVAARVAFDDGAGVLLAILMRSGGTLLVLAILVLWQRQSLRLPAGAWRWQLLLGLLITAQSLCLYSAVARVPVALALLVANVFPILLALLTWALGGPRPSARTAMLMGLILVGLVFVLDVPGRLSDSASVGPEWLMGVALAFCAASVFACALWITDHKLSQVRGSVRSLLTIFIVFSSVNLAGLTGALPGGLNLPATSTGWLALATLVVLYGTGFIVLFISVPRLDMPRNAPVMNIEPLATLLMGWIVLDQMLSRGQILGGVIVVSGIVLLTYRKAAVKVGAKTEV from the coding sequence ATGTCCCGCCCTGAATTTGCCCCAACCGTACCGCCGCCCTTCCCTCGCTATCTCGCCGTGATCATTCTGTTGTGCATGGGTTGTGCGTTCGCCGGCAACCACGTCGCGGCGCGGGTGGCTTTTGATGACGGCGCGGGTGTGCTGCTGGCGATCCTGATGCGTTCTGGCGGGACCTTGCTGGTGCTGGCCATTCTGGTGCTGTGGCAACGGCAGAGTTTGCGTCTGCCAGCGGGCGCCTGGCGCTGGCAATTGTTGTTGGGCCTGCTGATTACGGCGCAGAGCCTGTGTCTGTACTCCGCTGTCGCACGGGTGCCGGTCGCTTTGGCGCTGCTGGTGGCCAACGTATTTCCGATCCTGCTCGCCTTGCTGACCTGGGCGTTGGGCGGGCCACGACCGAGCGCACGAACCGCCATGTTGATGGGGTTGATCCTTGTCGGGCTGGTGTTCGTGCTGGACGTCCCCGGACGTCTGTCAGACAGCGCCAGCGTCGGCCCGGAATGGCTAATGGGCGTCGCACTCGCCTTCTGCGCCGCCAGCGTATTCGCCTGCGCGCTGTGGATCACCGATCACAAACTGTCGCAAGTGCGCGGCTCGGTGCGCAGCCTGCTGACCATCTTCATCGTCTTCAGCAGCGTCAACCTGGCCGGACTGACCGGCGCACTCCCCGGCGGACTCAACCTCCCCGCCACCTCAACCGGCTGGCTAGCCCTCGCCACGCTGGTCGTGCTCTATGGCACCGGTTTTATCGTCCTGTTCATCTCCGTACCCCGACTGGACATGCCGCGCAACGCACCGGTGATGAATATTGAGCCGTTGGCGACATTGTTGATGGGCTGGATTGTGCTGGATCAGATGCTCAGCAGAGGGCAGATCCTAGGTGGCGTGATCGTGGTGAGCGGGATTGTTTTGCTGACGTATCGGAAAGCGGCGGTGAAGGTTGGGGCGAAAACTGAGGTGTGA
- a CDS encoding DUF2931 family protein yields the protein MRILLALLGVLAFTGCHATGSISGENDPKYPWWELAFIKPNFMNVWVEDSSVEDINGRTFLRAGGGNASGAEPNDDKESARGWVGVGGTGKPVIGADLPKRIFVRWQSIPEQKTYRAWVNIPEEARQVMVTSTHQRCPETPDKTARFMASVYLGLAPGGIVQVWVRDQCRRPIKVARAQAELEPLGPSEGKNQGRYAYPVSEKAKRYIDKFGIPYGSW from the coding sequence ATGAGAATACTCTTGGCTCTACTGGGCGTTTTGGCCTTTACCGGCTGTCACGCCACAGGCTCCATTTCAGGTGAAAACGATCCCAAATATCCTTGGTGGGAACTGGCGTTTATCAAGCCCAATTTCATGAACGTCTGGGTCGAAGACAGCTCAGTGGAAGACATCAACGGTCGAACGTTTCTGCGAGCCGGGGGAGGGAACGCCAGCGGCGCTGAACCAAATGACGACAAAGAATCCGCGCGCGGTTGGGTAGGTGTGGGAGGTACGGGGAAACCGGTTATTGGCGCAGATCTGCCCAAGCGAATTTTCGTACGCTGGCAGTCTATACCGGAGCAAAAAACCTACCGGGCTTGGGTAAATATTCCTGAGGAAGCCAGACAGGTGATGGTGACGTCAACCCATCAGCGCTGTCCGGAAACTCCCGACAAGACAGCACGCTTCATGGCTTCTGTCTATTTGGGACTCGCACCAGGTGGCATAGTCCAGGTGTGGGTCAGAGATCAGTGTCGACGCCCGATCAAAGTAGCTCGCGCCCAAGCTGAGTTGGAACCGCTGGGGCCTAGCGAAGGGAAGAACCAAGGACGCTATGCCTATCCGGTGAGTGAAAAGGCCAAGCGGTATATCGACAAGTTCGGCATCCCGTACGGTAGTTGGTAA
- a CDS encoding T6SS phospholipase effector Tle1-like catalytic domain-containing protein has product MSGYVPNPPKNYRYEQAKPVDIHAQHWAEYEKHGKEPAREPEKIGIALRIGVFFDGTGNNANNSAAGLLCGAQHPIAPEDIPPSCQPYMGDPDSSYGSGATNIKKLADLYYEAPIAEGEGPIKQVSRPLYVEGIGTQSNEKDNIVGQGTGRGETGVAGRVQTSFTFIKQVVEDALQENPNSEIASLTFDTFGFSRGAAAARHFCNEIVRGKQGPLRDLLSTYAHNFSRTFLDQYGSSIRMGFIGLFDTVPSIAGFTNFGRVQSPIAPGIKLYLDPRFFKDVVHVVARDECRANFALSNVNPDYPEYVFPGLHSDIGGSYLDEVEECVLVSPMQRLDVWSNTDVQSTSIYQDAAMVKKQWVAKGWPADLLEIVTPPALALPPDPQDRFGPKHKRVYAGLQLKRPVSGKLSRVYLRVMYHLAKEKGVPLNDIPERPEYDVPQELQPLCERFLGGDFSTAAEEEKLLQLRYIHTSANWNHPQGRRDGSGLKAVYINSPTEDGIRVQHPHVADWKLW; this is encoded by the coding sequence TTGAGTGGCTACGTACCAAACCCGCCGAAAAACTACCGCTACGAACAAGCCAAACCCGTCGACATACACGCCCAGCACTGGGCCGAGTATGAGAAACATGGGAAAGAACCTGCGCGCGAGCCAGAGAAGATTGGCATCGCGTTGAGGATCGGGGTGTTCTTTGATGGCACGGGCAACAATGCCAATAACTCTGCTGCGGGGTTGTTGTGTGGTGCTCAGCATCCGATTGCGCCGGAGGATATTCCTCCCAGTTGTCAGCCCTATATGGGAGATCCGGATAGCAGTTATGGCTCTGGCGCGACGAATATCAAGAAACTCGCCGATCTGTACTACGAGGCTCCGATTGCTGAAGGAGAAGGGCCTATAAAACAGGTGTCACGTCCCTTATACGTCGAAGGCATCGGTACTCAATCCAACGAGAAAGACAATATCGTCGGTCAAGGCACGGGACGTGGAGAGACAGGAGTCGCCGGTAGGGTGCAGACTTCGTTTACGTTCATCAAACAGGTCGTTGAGGACGCCCTTCAAGAAAATCCGAACAGTGAAATTGCCTCGCTAACTTTTGACACTTTTGGATTCAGTCGAGGTGCAGCGGCGGCACGCCATTTCTGCAATGAAATTGTACGAGGCAAGCAGGGACCGTTAAGAGATCTGCTTAGCACTTACGCCCATAATTTCAGCCGCACCTTTCTCGATCAATACGGCAGCAGTATCCGGATGGGCTTCATCGGTCTATTCGACACCGTGCCGTCAATTGCCGGTTTCACTAATTTCGGTAGGGTGCAAAGCCCCATTGCTCCGGGCATTAAACTGTATCTCGACCCTCGCTTCTTCAAAGATGTCGTCCACGTGGTGGCGCGCGATGAATGTCGTGCCAATTTCGCCCTCAGCAATGTCAATCCCGACTATCCAGAATATGTTTTTCCGGGTTTGCATTCGGATATCGGTGGTAGCTATCTCGACGAAGTCGAGGAATGCGTATTGGTCAGCCCCATGCAGAGACTTGATGTATGGAGCAACACTGACGTTCAATCAACTTCGATCTATCAGGACGCCGCGATGGTGAAAAAACAGTGGGTCGCCAAAGGATGGCCTGCTGATCTGTTGGAAATCGTAACGCCCCCCGCGCTTGCTTTGCCGCCCGATCCGCAAGATCGTTTCGGGCCTAAACATAAACGTGTATACGCCGGGCTTCAGCTCAAACGCCCGGTCAGTGGCAAACTCTCAAGGGTTTATTTGAGAGTCATGTATCACTTGGCTAAAGAAAAAGGTGTTCCTCTCAACGATATTCCCGAACGACCCGAGTATGACGTTCCCCAAGAGCTGCAACCGCTTTGTGAGAGGTTCCTCGGAGGTGATTTCAGCACCGCAGCAGAAGAGGAGAAATTGCTGCAATTGAGATACATCCACACATCTGCCAACTGGAATCACCCGCAAGGAAGGCGGGACGGCAGCGGCCTGAAAGCCGTTTATATCAATTCACCAACGGAAGATGGCATTCGCGTGCAGCATCCTCATGTAGCTGACTGGAAGCTTTGGTAA